One stretch of Corvus hawaiiensis isolate bCorHaw1 chromosome 1, bCorHaw1.pri.cur, whole genome shotgun sequence DNA includes these proteins:
- the MRS2 gene encoding magnesium transporter MRS2 homolog, mitochondrial, which translates to MLRGAALLPRALGGGCCCCAARGWAGAAGAGSRPRAAPGLPPGRAWHWPAAVPAGARGLRWAGKFYQHAPTETSQATLASVSPVFAVMKFDKEGNTTYFEKKKTELYQELGLQARDLRFQHVMSIATRNNRIIMRMEFLKAVITPEFLLILDYRNLSLEHWLLNELASQLAGEGQLVTYSLPFEFRAIEAILQYWISKLQGRLNTLQPQILETLEALVDPKLLSVDRSKLHILLQNGKSLSELETDVKVFKETILEILDEEEVIEELCLSKWTDPQVFEESTSGIDHAEEMELLLENYYRQAEDLLNEARELRVLIDDSESIIFINLDSHRNVMMRLNLQLTMGTFSVSLFGLIGVAFGMNLESSLEEDPRIFWLVTGIMFLGSGLIWRRLLSFLGRHLEPPLPPHVPAVLKKSQPAAGRVEIKTSLKGETFGLSRGTLTNQ; encoded by the exons ATGCTGCGCGGGGCCGCGCTGCTCCCCCGCGCCCTGggcggcggctgctgctgctgcgcgGCCCGCGGCtgggcgggcgcggcgggcgcAGGGTCCCGCCCGCGGGCCGCCCCGGGGCTGCCGCCGGGCCGCGCCTGGCACTGGCCCGCGGCGGTGCCGGCGGGCGCCCGCGGGCTGCGCTGGGCGG GTAAATTTTACCAACATGCCCCCACTGAGACCTCCCAAGCCACCCTAGCCAGCGTGTCTCCTGTTTTTGCAGTG ATGAAGTTCGACAAAGAGGGAAATACTACCTATTTTG aaaagaagaaaacagaattgtACCAGGAGTTGGGTCTTCAAGCTCGAGATCTAAGATTTCAACATGTGATGAGCATTGCAACCAGGAACAACAGGATCATCATGAGAATGGAG TTCTTGAAGGCTGTCATAACACCAGAGTTTCTTCTGATACTAGATTATCGTAATTTAAGTCTGGAACACTGGCTCCTCAATGAACTAGCATCTCAGCTGGCTGGGGAAGGTCAACTAGTCACATATTCCCTGCCCTTTGAATTCCGAGCCATAGAAGCAATCCTGCAGTACTGG ATCAGCAAACTGCAGGGAAGACTTAACACTTTGCAGCCTCAGATCCTTGAGACACTGGAAGCTCTAGTGGACCCCAAGCTTTTATCTGTGGATAGGAGTAAACTACACATTCTCCTGCAAAATGGCAAGAG CTTGTCAGAACTGGAAACAGATGTTAAAGTTttcaaagaaacaattttgGAGATCTTAGATGAAGAAGAAGTAATAGAAGAACTCTGTCTGTCTAAATGGACTGATCCACAAGTATT TGAGGAGAGTACGTCTGGGATTGACCATGCAGAGGAAATGGAGCTGCTGTTGGAGAATTATTACAGACAAGCAGAAGATCTTTTAAATGAAGCTCGTGAACTCAGAGTACTGATTGATGACTCAGAAAGCATCATCTTTATCAACCTGGACAG CCACCGTAATGTGATGATGAGGCTGAACTTGCAGCTGACCATGGGGactttctctgtctctctctttggACTCATAGGAGTTGCATTTGGTATGAACTTGGAGTCATCTCTTGAAGAG GACCCCAGGATATTTTGGCTGGTGACAGGGATTATGTTTCTGGGAAGTGGTCTGATCTGGCGGCGCTTACTTTCCTTCCTTGGGCGGCACCTAGAGCCTCCGCTACCTCCTCAC GTTCCTGCAGTTttgaaaaaatcccaaccagcagctggaagagtgGAGATAAAGACCAGCCTTAAAGGAGAAACATTTGGGCTGAGCAGAGGCACATTAACAAACCAGTAG